In a single window of the Pandoraea pulmonicola genome:
- the oxc gene encoding oxalyl-CoA decarboxylase, with translation MSIAMTVPVGKAENDTAGDTPKDSSRHANIVSEAETTDGFHLVIDALKANDIDTIFGLVGIPITDLARLAQAEGMRFIGFRHEQHAGNAAAIAGYMTQKPGICLTVSAPGFLNGLTALANATTNCFPMILISGSSEREIVDLQQGDYEEMDQLNAAKPYCKAAYRVLHAEDIGVGVARAIRAAVSGRPGGVYLDLPAKLLAQTIDAQKAKDSLIRVIDAAPRQIPAPDAVKRALDVIKGAKRPLVLLGKGAAYAQADADIRAFIEKTGIPYLPMSMAKGLLPDTHEQSAAAARSFVLQEADVVVLIGARLNWLLAHGKGKTWGSAPKKFVQIDISPTEIDSNVAIAAPVIGDIGSCVSALLAGVDGNWSKPPAEWTGAIAERKNKNLAKMAATLAQNPSPMNFHSALGAIRDVLKKHPDINLVNEGANTLDYARSIIDQYQPRKRFDSGTWGVMGIGMGFAIGAAVTSGKPVVAIEGDSAFGFSGMELETICRYELPVTTVIFNNNGVYRGTDVNPTGGKDVAPTVFVKGARYDKMIEAFGGIGYNVTTPAELTKALEESIAAGKPALINAVIDESAGTESGRLTNLNPQSAAMKK, from the coding sequence ATGTCCATTGCGATGACCGTGCCAGTCGGCAAGGCGGAAAACGACACCGCGGGCGATACGCCCAAAGACAGCAGCCGACACGCGAACATCGTGTCCGAGGCAGAAACGACGGATGGTTTTCATCTGGTCATCGATGCCCTGAAAGCGAACGACATCGATACCATCTTTGGCCTGGTGGGGATTCCCATCACCGATCTGGCTCGTCTTGCGCAAGCCGAAGGCATGCGTTTCATCGGCTTTCGCCACGAACAACACGCCGGCAACGCCGCAGCCATTGCCGGCTACATGACGCAAAAGCCTGGCATTTGCCTGACGGTGTCCGCACCGGGCTTCCTGAACGGCCTGACCGCGCTCGCCAACGCTACGACCAACTGTTTTCCGATGATCCTTATCAGCGGATCGAGCGAGCGCGAAATCGTCGACCTGCAGCAGGGCGACTACGAAGAAATGGATCAGCTCAATGCGGCCAAGCCGTATTGCAAGGCGGCCTATCGTGTGCTGCACGCCGAAGACATCGGTGTGGGCGTGGCGCGCGCCATTCGGGCTGCCGTGTCGGGCCGTCCCGGGGGCGTCTATCTTGACCTGCCGGCCAAGCTGCTGGCGCAGACCATCGACGCGCAGAAGGCCAAGGACTCGCTCATCCGCGTGATCGACGCCGCACCGCGCCAGATTCCGGCGCCCGACGCCGTCAAGCGCGCGCTCGACGTGATCAAGGGAGCGAAGCGTCCGCTCGTGCTGCTCGGCAAGGGCGCCGCCTACGCGCAGGCCGACGCCGACATTCGCGCATTCATCGAGAAGACCGGCATTCCGTACCTGCCGATGTCGATGGCCAAGGGGCTGCTGCCCGACACGCATGAGCAATCGGCAGCCGCCGCACGCTCGTTCGTGCTGCAGGAAGCCGACGTGGTCGTGCTGATCGGCGCGCGCTTGAACTGGCTGCTCGCGCACGGCAAGGGCAAGACCTGGGGCTCGGCGCCGAAGAAGTTCGTGCAGATCGACATCTCGCCGACGGAAATCGACAGCAACGTGGCGATTGCCGCGCCGGTGATCGGCGACATCGGCTCGTGCGTCTCGGCGCTGCTCGCAGGCGTCGACGGCAATTGGAGCAAGCCGCCCGCGGAGTGGACCGGTGCGATCGCCGAACGCAAGAACAAGAATCTGGCGAAGATGGCCGCCACGCTCGCGCAGAATCCGTCGCCGATGAACTTCCACAGTGCACTCGGCGCCATTCGCGACGTGCTCAAGAAGCATCCCGACATCAACCTGGTGAATGAAGGCGCGAACACGCTGGACTACGCCCGCAGCATCATCGACCAGTACCAGCCGCGCAAGCGCTTCGACTCGGGGACGTGGGGCGTGATGGGCATCGGCATGGGCTTCGCCATCGGTGCGGCGGTCACCAGCGGCAAGCCGGTCGTGGCCATCGAGGGCGACAGCGCGTTCGGCTTCAGCGGCATGGAGCTGGAAACCATCTGCCGTTACGAACTGCCGGTCACCACCGTCATCTTCAACAACAACGGCGTATATCGCGGCACCGACGTCAACCCGACGGGCGGCAAGGACGTGGCGCCGACCGTGTTCGTCAAGGGCGCGCGCTACGACAAGATGATCGAAGCGTTCGGCGGCATTGGCTACAACGTCACCACGCCGGCCGAACTCACGAAGGCGCTGGAGGAATCCATCGCTGCGGGTAAGCCGGCGCTGATCAACGCTGTCATCGACGAATCGGCGGGTACCGAGAGCGGTCGTCTGACGAATCTGAATCCGCAAAGCGCGGCGATGAAAAAGTAA
- the frc gene encoding formyl-CoA transferase, translating into MSKPLEGIKIIDFTHVQAGPACTQLLAWFGADVIKVERPGSGDVTRNQLRDIPDADALYFTMLNSNKRSLTLDTKTPEGKEVLEKLVKESDVLVENFAPGALDRMGFTWERLNELNPKLIVASVKGFSDGHHYDDLKVYENVAQCAGGAASTTGFWDGPPTVSAAALGDSNTGMHLAIGILTALIGRGQTGRGQKVAVSMQDSVINLCRVKLRDQQRLDRIGYLEEYPQYPHGEFTDVVPRGGNAGGGGQPGWVLKCKGWETDPNAYIYFTIQGHAWEPICRALGKPEWIDDPNYATPQARQPHIFDIFATIEEWLADKTKYEAVDILRKFDIPCAPVLSMKEIANDPSLRASGTIVEVPHKQRGSYLTVGSPIKFSGLKPEITGSPLLGEHTDEILSELGYNKEQIANLHASRSV; encoded by the coding sequence ATGAGCAAACCTCTGGAAGGCATCAAGATCATCGACTTCACGCACGTGCAAGCCGGCCCCGCCTGTACTCAGCTGCTGGCATGGTTCGGTGCGGACGTGATCAAGGTGGAGCGCCCGGGTTCGGGCGACGTCACGCGCAACCAACTGCGCGACATCCCCGATGCCGATGCCTTGTACTTCACGATGCTCAACAGCAACAAGCGCTCGCTGACGCTCGATACGAAGACGCCGGAAGGCAAGGAAGTGCTCGAGAAGCTGGTGAAGGAATCGGACGTGCTCGTCGAGAACTTCGCCCCGGGCGCGCTCGACCGCATGGGTTTCACGTGGGAGCGCCTGAACGAGCTCAACCCGAAGCTGATCGTGGCATCGGTCAAGGGCTTCTCGGACGGTCACCACTACGACGACCTGAAGGTGTATGAGAACGTGGCGCAGTGTGCCGGCGGCGCCGCCTCGACGACCGGCTTCTGGGACGGTCCTCCGACCGTGTCGGCCGCAGCGCTGGGCGACAGCAATACCGGGATGCACCTGGCCATCGGCATTCTGACGGCGCTCATCGGCCGTGGCCAGACGGGCCGCGGTCAGAAGGTGGCCGTCTCGATGCAGGACTCGGTCATCAACCTGTGCCGTGTGAAGCTGCGCGATCAGCAGCGTCTGGACCGCATCGGCTACCTGGAAGAGTATCCGCAATACCCGCACGGCGAGTTCACCGACGTGGTGCCGCGCGGCGGCAACGCGGGCGGCGGCGGCCAGCCTGGCTGGGTGCTCAAGTGCAAGGGTTGGGAAACCGATCCGAACGCTTACATCTACTTCACGATTCAGGGCCACGCCTGGGAGCCGATCTGTCGCGCGCTGGGCAAGCCGGAGTGGATCGACGATCCGAACTACGCCACGCCGCAAGCCCGTCAACCGCACATCTTCGATATCTTCGCGACCATCGAAGAGTGGTTGGCCGACAAGACGAAGTACGAAGCGGTCGACATCCTGCGCAAGTTCGACATTCCGTGCGCGCCGGTGCTGTCGATGAAGGAAATCGCGAACGACCCGTCGCTGCGTGCTTCGGGCACGATCGTGGAAGTGCCGCACAAGCAACGCGGCTCGTACCTGACGGTGGGTAGCCCGATCAAGTTCTCGGGCCTGAAGCCGGAAATCACGGGCTCGCCGCTGCTGGGCGAACACACCGACGAGATCCTGTCCGAGCTGGGCTACAACAAGGAGCAGATCGCCAACCTGCACGCGTCGCGCTCGGTCTGA
- a CDS encoding IPT/TIG domain-containing protein: MISKKTERIGSGGVGQSESFASISYVCPAAGLNNENNTVIIGGVGLDGITSVNFGSQSCAVVRSARDGTRLTVTVRPDNKQSGKVTVTAGSASVPNAYDFVRPVVGYRVFVKKSTDGDTWENAKYGKFQESVPGQTSYSIRLVDDEDESLLPWETDDTNTVYKVTVCAMLDKSKIILLDPDPKVATRSDHQYPLPGDRGSVAWLTGQIIMPSSIRITSSQENSSLTLLWLPAKNLYVRGFLFSHRYRIFRKPVNATTWTKYKDVSNEAAIVETLDGFDETEFLVTPIGEDHWNHDSVVYFGAPNGMALPNNQSNQMLAYGLPKLVDQFPKSYGQAFVLYGSIGSMSISAFFEYMGNASSTGNTNYVWQINTDENADPTKWSDLRLSNVTGERTSVLTFGAANQPVDSSNAGWYRVKARNKAVSSRVDGVFSTPVRVYVGVGGAKPTPALISQSYTAGQTVYVEPETNEQGFVSTLFNNDSGAGYLWEYSAKSPTGPYEHSEFNPGAWRDIGGYRTRTMWFGEGFTRSAGTTDSGWYRLKMIANGHDAFSDPVYIKVGDGGNSRLAASATDEHVVSQYPMGGDEIIVPWDARSAETWVGISAYPPMVWQPEQKLEYTYTLTWEKSADGLTGWTNLCDSKRSKESFPQDKDVSNRNSTLLRFTPDRSEATFSQYKDRVSGWYRLRAVPRNRAVGMTAALTGGGKTKLEILSKPVQVTVVESGQGRPALLNQSEGIFAAETGSVGAVSIGAYFSNMGGVGNGYRWQRAPDSGTPPSQTSSDWKDTIPAPRTIIGLGTPTLTFGISGAGAQVASTGWYRLIADNQYDVEVFSDPIRLIIQDTSKFGQPSVGIIGPRQGSVKGGTLVSVKGKNLVGASVVTFGGVAGWNVVVARSAADGSSDELTVITPAHAAGTVNLFIKTPGGSVTKAFTFT, translated from the coding sequence ATGATCAGCAAGAAAACTGAACGCATCGGCTCAGGGGGAGTTGGTCAGTCGGAGTCCTTTGCGTCGATTTCATATGTATGCCCCGCAGCGGGACTGAATAATGAAAACAACACCGTCATCATTGGCGGTGTGGGTTTGGACGGCATAACGTCCGTAAATTTCGGCTCGCAATCCTGTGCGGTCGTCCGTAGTGCAAGAGACGGTACTAGGCTCACCGTAACCGTGAGACCAGACAATAAGCAAAGCGGCAAGGTCACAGTGACGGCAGGATCTGCATCTGTTCCAAACGCCTATGATTTCGTGCGCCCTGTGGTCGGGTATCGGGTATTTGTAAAGAAATCCACAGATGGTGATACCTGGGAGAATGCGAAATACGGCAAATTTCAGGAGTCTGTACCGGGACAGACGTCATATTCCATACGCTTGGTCGACGATGAGGACGAGTCCCTGCTTCCCTGGGAAACTGACGATACCAATACGGTATACAAGGTGACAGTGTGCGCGATGCTGGACAAGTCAAAGATTATACTTTTGGATCCTGATCCCAAAGTGGCAACTCGGAGCGATCACCAATATCCGCTACCGGGCGACCGGGGTAGTGTTGCCTGGTTGACAGGACAGATCATCATGCCCTCCAGCATCCGGATTACCTCGTCCCAAGAGAATTCCAGCCTGACGTTGTTGTGGCTTCCTGCTAAGAATCTCTACGTCCGTGGATTCTTGTTCTCGCATCGGTACCGGATCTTCCGAAAGCCTGTCAACGCAACAACGTGGACAAAATACAAAGATGTATCGAATGAAGCCGCGATTGTCGAGACACTAGATGGGTTTGATGAAACGGAATTTTTAGTGACCCCAATAGGCGAGGACCACTGGAACCACGACAGCGTTGTGTATTTTGGCGCGCCGAACGGAATGGCATTGCCTAACAATCAGAGCAACCAAATGCTCGCGTATGGGCTGCCAAAGCTGGTGGATCAGTTTCCGAAATCGTACGGCCAAGCATTTGTTCTGTATGGCTCGATTGGGTCGATGTCGATTTCCGCGTTCTTCGAGTATATGGGGAACGCCTCATCAACGGGTAATACAAATTATGTTTGGCAGATTAACACCGACGAAAACGCTGATCCAACGAAATGGAGTGATCTGCGATTGTCGAACGTGACGGGAGAACGTACATCCGTGCTGACGTTTGGAGCTGCGAATCAGCCGGTCGATAGCTCTAACGCGGGTTGGTACCGCGTGAAAGCTAGAAACAAAGCAGTATCTTCTCGTGTTGATGGTGTTTTTTCGACCCCAGTGCGAGTGTATGTCGGAGTAGGCGGTGCGAAACCCACACCTGCATTGATTAGCCAGTCATATACTGCGGGACAGACAGTGTACGTTGAGCCTGAGACGAATGAACAAGGATTTGTATCGACTCTATTCAACAACGATTCTGGAGCAGGATATTTGTGGGAATACTCTGCTAAATCTCCAACTGGCCCCTATGAGCACTCCGAATTTAATCCTGGTGCATGGAGAGATATTGGGGGATACAGGACTCGGACAATGTGGTTTGGGGAAGGTTTTACAAGAAGCGCGGGCACTACCGATTCTGGCTGGTATCGACTTAAGATGATCGCGAACGGCCATGATGCATTTTCCGACCCCGTGTATATAAAAGTTGGTGACGGTGGAAACAGCCGTTTAGCAGCCTCCGCAACCGATGAGCATGTCGTGTCACAGTATCCGATGGGGGGAGACGAAATTATCGTCCCCTGGGATGCAAGAAGCGCTGAGACCTGGGTAGGGATTTCAGCCTATCCCCCGATGGTATGGCAGCCTGAGCAAAAGTTGGAGTACACCTATACCCTGACATGGGAGAAGTCTGCGGACGGCCTGACAGGATGGACGAATCTCTGTGATTCTAAACGGAGCAAAGAGTCTTTCCCGCAAGATAAGGATGTCAGTAACAGAAATTCCACCCTGCTACGGTTCACGCCCGACAGAAGCGAAGCAACCTTCTCTCAATATAAGGACCGCGTTAGTGGTTGGTACCGGCTTCGAGCTGTCCCGAGAAATCGGGCTGTAGGCATGACCGCGGCGCTCACTGGAGGCGGAAAAACCAAGCTTGAGATTTTGTCGAAGCCAGTGCAGGTGACGGTGGTGGAGTCCGGTCAGGGCCGGCCTGCGTTATTGAACCAGTCGGAGGGTATATTTGCCGCTGAGACGGGAAGTGTCGGTGCCGTGTCGATCGGGGCTTATTTTTCGAACATGGGTGGGGTCGGTAACGGTTATCGTTGGCAACGAGCGCCGGATAGCGGCACACCGCCATCACAAACCTCCAGCGACTGGAAGGACACTATCCCAGCACCAAGAACCATTATCGGGCTGGGCACGCCAACATTGACCTTTGGCATTTCGGGGGCAGGTGCGCAGGTGGCGAGTACTGGCTGGTACCGGCTCATCGCTGACAATCAGTACGACGTCGAGGTTTTCAGTGACCCGATCCGCCTCATTATCCAAGACACTTCGAAGTTCGGGCAACCGTCGGTTGGCATCATTGGACCGCGTCAAGGATCAGTCAAGGGCGGCACGTTAGTCAGCGTCAAAGGGAAAAACCTGGTGGGTGCCTCTGTGGTCACATTCGGGGGAGTGGCGGGATGGAATGTCGTCGTGGCCAGAAGCGCCGCGGATGGTAGTAGTGACGAACTGACGGTCATAACGCCGGCTCATGCTGCCGGTACCGTGAACCTATTCATCAAGACGCCAGGCGGCTCAGTCACCAAAGCATTCACCTTCACTTGA
- a CDS encoding ShET2/EspL2 family type III secretion system effector toxin yields the protein MSAGLLDILGKGAAPASGWMAAAELVEAGYLDVNAKDGRGNTLLQLAIMDGAAPAQRLATTLLRRADVVLDAPAADGTSLLALAQAHGSASMVDQIERRLGLDTSKRGPYFSERRNWQVNWNGEVKVGAQPIWCRHLAMLWEQRFMRTHGKLDYRDFSPARLKTVAAPLIDNNEAAYHARRMGAQCRLVPADAWGEVIADTFQAMEASGETGRTIMVETLSHAMALGLKIKADERGGKSYVVQFYDPNVTVAHERSSVSAAPGAHLDPAVFRQLTARDFLSKDAREEYELVGPGVAAFLGKPVRGAAPRLDGGPRQVDAQTMHHLLRLNLADGVRACAASLSRVDARTGLRILAARREEGDVPGLLLALQEGHADAIQAYGELLIRCAPKFSREQIRNLLEAKTASGVPGLLLALQDGRADAIEAYGELLVRLAPRLSADDLAHLLAAGASDGSTGLQRARKNGHTDAIRVFDRVVDGVASRLAALRSERQG from the coding sequence ATGTCGGCCGGCCTGCTCGATATCCTCGGGAAGGGCGCGGCGCCTGCCAGTGGGTGGATGGCTGCCGCAGAACTGGTCGAGGCAGGGTACCTCGATGTCAACGCGAAGGACGGCCGGGGAAACACGCTGCTGCAATTGGCGATCATGGACGGGGCGGCGCCGGCGCAACGACTGGCTACTACCCTTCTGCGCAGGGCGGACGTTGTGCTTGACGCGCCCGCTGCCGACGGGACCTCCCTGCTGGCTCTGGCACAGGCACATGGCAGTGCGAGCATGGTTGACCAGATCGAGCGCCGACTCGGGCTGGACACGAGCAAGCGTGGGCCATATTTTTCGGAGCGCCGGAATTGGCAAGTCAACTGGAATGGCGAGGTCAAGGTCGGCGCTCAACCGATCTGGTGCCGGCATCTGGCGATGTTGTGGGAGCAGCGTTTCATGCGCACGCACGGCAAGCTCGACTACCGGGATTTCAGCCCCGCCCGCCTCAAGACCGTGGCCGCCCCCCTGATTGACAACAACGAGGCCGCCTACCACGCGCGTCGCATGGGCGCGCAATGCCGGTTGGTCCCAGCCGACGCTTGGGGGGAGGTGATTGCGGACACGTTCCAGGCCATGGAGGCGAGCGGCGAGACAGGCCGCACGATCATGGTGGAAACGTTGAGTCACGCCATGGCGCTAGGGCTGAAAATCAAGGCGGATGAACGGGGCGGAAAGTCGTACGTGGTGCAGTTTTACGATCCGAACGTCACGGTGGCGCACGAGCGTTCGAGCGTGAGTGCTGCGCCCGGTGCGCACCTCGATCCGGCGGTTTTCCGCCAACTGACGGCAAGAGATTTTCTTTCCAAGGACGCCAGGGAAGAGTACGAGTTGGTCGGTCCGGGCGTGGCGGCGTTCCTGGGAAAACCGGTGCGCGGCGCGGCGCCGCGCCTTGACGGCGGACCGCGTCAGGTCGACGCGCAGACCATGCATCATCTTCTTCGCCTGAACTTGGCGGATGGCGTGCGTGCCTGTGCCGCATCGCTGTCGCGCGTCGATGCCCGCACCGGCCTGCGGATTCTGGCTGCGCGGCGGGAGGAAGGTGATGTGCCGGGCCTGTTGCTCGCGCTTCAGGAGGGGCATGCCGACGCGATCCAGGCTTATGGCGAACTTCTGATCCGGTGCGCGCCGAAATTTTCTCGCGAACAGATCAGGAATCTGCTTGAGGCGAAGACGGCAAGTGGTGTGCCGGGCTTGTTGCTCGCGCTCCAGGACGGCCGGGCTGACGCGATCGAGGCTTATGGCGAACTTCTGGTCCGGTTGGCGCCGCGACTCAGCGCTGACGATCTTGCACATCTGCTTGCGGCGGGAGCGAGCGATGGTTCGACGGGCTTGCAGCGTGCGCGGAAGAATGGCCACACTGACGCGATCCGCGTCTTTGACAGGGTCGTCGACGGAGTGGCTTCGCGCCTCGCGGCCCTGCGCTCAGAACGGCAAGGCTAG
- a CDS encoding trypsin-like serine peptidase, whose amino-acid sequence MTIYDKMMHEPVAPNVLIDSEPVPPYINARPWTIRLMVYEDLFIPRRLASSGTGFVASQDWVITAAHVLEPGDSVRRTAMFLYEDTADTAGRVSDGGFWFDEIVLGDGDVAALHVRQDFRDRLRDRVAPVDWRYNPADNLNAVTAHIGFVEQTPRLAMATVRTQSIEAATQPGVTGNHVIGRSILGRTRPGDSGGPVLAHIPGIPELRVVGVIRGGLERPLPGPFRGARELWTPLNQELVLRLRITQRPFEVTLAAPRNGTIASCSYRVARDS is encoded by the coding sequence ATGACGATCTACGACAAGATGATGCATGAGCCCGTTGCCCCCAACGTATTGATTGACAGTGAGCCCGTTCCTCCCTATATCAACGCAAGGCCATGGACAATACGGCTGATGGTTTACGAAGACTTATTCATTCCCCGAAGGCTAGCCAGTAGCGGCACAGGCTTTGTGGCGAGCCAGGACTGGGTAATAACCGCGGCCCATGTCTTGGAGCCGGGAGATTCGGTGCGGCGCACGGCGATGTTTCTGTATGAAGACACTGCCGACACTGCAGGCAGAGTCAGTGACGGGGGGTTTTGGTTCGACGAAATTGTTCTCGGCGACGGTGATGTTGCCGCACTGCATGTACGTCAAGATTTTCGAGACAGATTGAGGGACCGCGTTGCGCCCGTTGACTGGCGTTACAATCCCGCAGATAACCTCAACGCAGTGACGGCCCACATTGGATTCGTGGAGCAGACTCCTCGTTTGGCGATGGCCACCGTAAGAACCCAATCAATCGAGGCGGCAACTCAACCGGGGGTGACAGGAAATCACGTTATCGGCCGCTCGATTCTGGGCCGAACAAGGCCCGGTGATTCGGGAGGGCCTGTGTTGGCACATATCCCGGGTATCCCAGAGCTTCGGGTCGTTGGTGTCATCAGAGGCGGACTGGAGCGCCCACTGCCCGGCCCCTTTAGAGGCGCGCGCGAGCTCTGGACGCCGCTCAACCAGGAACTGGTGCTCCGACTGCGGATTACGCAGAGGCCTTTTGAAGTGACGTTGGCCGCACCGCGCAACGGCACGATCGCCTCATGCTCGTACCGAGTGGCGCGCGATTCGTGA
- the oxlT gene encoding oxalate/formate MFS antiporter has translation METTNQHGKQSVFASPWVQLVFGVICMAMIANLQYGWTLFVNPIDEKYHWGRTAIQVAFTIFVVTETWLVPIEGYLVDKFGPRPVVVGGGLLCGVAWVLNAYASSLPMLYFAAAVGGVGAGAVYGTCVGNALKWFPDRRGLAAGLTAAGFGAGSALTVVPIANMIKSSGYENTFLTFGLGQGIIVLLLGLALANPPASIEALKKLAPGAMRYNAKPTEVMRSPVFWLMYLMFVLMAAGGLMATAQLGPIAKDYGLDQAPVSILGLTLPALTFALAIDRVLNGVTRPVFGWISDKIGRENTMFIAFAMEAAGIYALAKFGQHPVAFVILTGLVFFAWGEIYSLFPATCADTYGSKYAATNAGMLYTAKGTAALLVPFSSVITTSTGSWQAVFMIACAMNAFAAFLALFVLKPMRARLAQRYANDYKAQSSDPIVKPADLTRSTT, from the coding sequence GTGGAGACGACTAATCAACACGGTAAGCAATCCGTGTTCGCGAGCCCTTGGGTGCAGCTCGTGTTCGGCGTGATTTGCATGGCGATGATCGCCAACCTGCAGTACGGGTGGACGCTGTTCGTCAACCCGATCGATGAGAAGTATCACTGGGGCCGTACGGCCATTCAGGTGGCGTTCACGATTTTTGTCGTGACCGAGACTTGGCTGGTACCGATCGAAGGGTATCTGGTCGACAAGTTCGGCCCGCGTCCCGTCGTGGTCGGAGGCGGTTTGTTGTGCGGTGTCGCGTGGGTGCTCAATGCCTACGCGTCTTCGTTGCCGATGCTTTATTTCGCGGCGGCGGTGGGCGGGGTCGGCGCCGGTGCGGTGTATGGCACCTGCGTGGGCAATGCGCTGAAGTGGTTCCCGGATCGCCGCGGTCTTGCCGCGGGCCTCACCGCTGCCGGTTTCGGCGCCGGTTCGGCGCTGACCGTGGTGCCGATCGCCAACATGATCAAGTCGAGCGGCTACGAGAACACCTTCCTGACCTTCGGGTTGGGCCAGGGGATCATCGTGCTGTTGCTGGGTCTGGCGCTTGCCAACCCGCCGGCGTCGATCGAAGCGCTCAAGAAGCTGGCACCGGGCGCCATGCGCTACAACGCCAAGCCGACGGAAGTCATGCGCTCCCCCGTGTTCTGGCTGATGTATCTGATGTTCGTGCTGATGGCCGCCGGCGGCCTGATGGCAACGGCACAGCTCGGCCCGATCGCCAAGGACTACGGTCTCGATCAGGCGCCGGTCTCGATCCTCGGTCTGACGCTGCCTGCGCTCACCTTTGCACTGGCCATCGATCGTGTGCTCAACGGGGTGACGCGTCCGGTGTTCGGTTGGATCTCGGACAAGATCGGTCGCGAGAACACGATGTTCATCGCCTTCGCGATGGAAGCCGCAGGGATCTACGCACTGGCGAAATTCGGCCAGCACCCGGTGGCCTTCGTGATCCTGACTGGCCTGGTGTTCTTTGCGTGGGGCGAGATCTACAGCCTGTTCCCGGCGACCTGCGCCGACACGTATGGCTCGAAGTACGCCGCGACCAACGCGGGGATGCTCTACACCGCGAAGGGGACCGCCGCGCTGCTGGTGCCGTTCTCGAGTGTGATCACCACGTCGACGGGCAGCTGGCAGGCCGTGTTCATGATCGCCTGCGCCATGAACGCCTTCGCCGCCTTCCTCGCCTTGTTCGTCCTCAAGCCGATGCGTGCCCGCCTGGCACAGCGTTACGCCAACGACTACAAGGCGCAATCGAGCGACCCGATCGTGAAACCTGCGGATCTGACCCGCAGCACCACGTGA
- a CDS encoding PAS domain-containing protein: protein MSASVDVNQLVQVVGDAIVVADPNNVITLWNSGAEKMFGFSSEEALGQPLDIIIPDRLRARHNEGYAKTMATGQTKYGSDLLKVPATHKDGRAMSIAFTVALLHGATGEVTGIVAVIRDETARFQEDRQLRKRLNELEAKLAATAG, encoded by the coding sequence ATGAGCGCATCCGTCGACGTCAATCAGTTGGTGCAGGTCGTGGGCGACGCCATCGTCGTTGCCGACCCGAACAACGTCATCACGCTGTGGAATTCGGGCGCCGAGAAGATGTTCGGTTTCTCGAGCGAAGAAGCACTCGGTCAGCCGCTGGACATCATCATTCCCGATCGGCTGCGTGCTCGTCATAACGAAGGCTATGCGAAGACCATGGCCACCGGGCAGACGAAGTACGGCAGCGATCTGCTCAAGGTGCCAGCCACGCACAAGGACGGGCGCGCGATGTCGATCGCGTTTACCGTGGCGCTGCTGCACGGCGCCACCGGCGAAGTGACCGGCATCGTGGCCGTGATTCGCGACGAGACCGCGCGCTTTCAGGAAGACCGCCAGTTGCGCAAGCGCCTGAACGAACTCGAAGCCAAGCTCGCCGCAACGGCGGGCTGA